Proteins co-encoded in one Oreochromis aureus strain Israel breed Guangdong linkage group 3, ZZ_aureus, whole genome shotgun sequence genomic window:
- the LOC120434332 gene encoding zinc finger protein 492-like translates to MIQSPEGDEHGARSQRSQEADKRHRRKGEKTYSCDECGKDFTRTESLKRHQLIHSGVKPYSCDECGKDFTRTESLKRHQLIHSGVKPYSCDECGKDFTQAGSLKAHQLIHSGVKPYSCDECGKYFTEAGHLKRHQLIHSGVKPYSCDLCGKSFTRAESLKTHQLIHSGVKPYSCYLCGKSFTRAKNLKTHQLIHSGVKPYSCDLCGKSFTYREGLKKTPTHPQCS, encoded by the exons ATGATACAATCACCAGAAGGTGATG aacatggagcgagaagtcagcgctctcaggaggccgacaaacgtcacagaagaaagggagagaaaacctacagctgtgatgagtgtgggaaagATTTTACCCGGACTGAaagcttaaaaagacaccaactcatccacagtggagttaaaccttacagctgtgatgagtgtgggaaagATTTTACCCGGACTGAaagcttaaaaagacaccaactcatccacagtggagttaaaccttacagctgtgatgagtgtgggaaggattttacccaggctggaagcttaaaagcacatcaactcatccacagtggagttaaaccctacagctgtgatgagtgtggaaagTATTTTACCGaggctggacacttaaaaagacaccagctcatccacagcggagttaaaccttacagctgtgacttgtgtggaaagtcttttacccgggctgaaagcttaaaaacacaccaactcatccacagcgGAGTTAAACCTTATAGCTGttacttgtgtggaaagtcttttacccgggctaaaaacttaaaaacgcaccaactcatccacagtggagttaaaccttacagctgtgacttgtgtggaaagtcttttacatATCGTGAgggcttaaaaaaaacaccaactcatccacagtgtaGTTAA